A region of the Sulfolobales archaeon genome:
AACAGGCCGTTGAAAAGCTATATAATGTCAAGGTTATCAGTGTGAGAACCCTGATAACGAGGAGTGGTGAGAAAAAAGCGTATGTAAGGCTCTCAGATGAATATAAAGCCTCCGATATCGCTACAAAGTTAGGGCTGCTCTAGAGGTGGTGTAGATGGGCAAGAGGCTCTTACAGCAGAGGGCTGGCAGGGGATCGCCGACATTTAGATCACCATCCCATCTTAGGGTAGCACCTGCTAGATACCCGCCTGTTGAGAAGCTCGGGGAGAAGACCATTGTAGGCTATGTGGAGGAGCTGGTTCACGATCCTGGTAGGTGGACGCCCCTTGCAAAGATAGTTACTGTGAATGGTATAGAGTTCTA
Encoded here:
- a CDS encoding 50S ribosomal protein L23: MSEEAPTSNIDLQRIIIRPVASEKALLLIERMNTLTFIVARDANKKLIKQAVEKLYNVKVISVRTLITRSGEKKAYVRLSDEYKASDIATKLGLL